A window from Caulobacter sp. X encodes these proteins:
- a CDS encoding carboxylesterase/lipase family protein — protein sequence MTIRTIIAAGLFGALCAGQALAADPTAITTFGPIVGEVSSGVAAFKGVPFAAPPVGPLRWRAPQPPQAWTAPRDAKAYGPDCMQNPFPGDAAPLGVKPAEDCLYANVWTPEAALKDKVKRPVMVWIYGGGFVNGGSSPAVYSGDRFARDGVVLVSFNYRVGRFGFFAHPALTAAGADGGMLGNYGLMDQIAALTWVRDNIAAFGGDPNNVTVFGESAGGMSVHALLTAPQAKGLFHKAIIQSGGGRPRLLPTLPLTAPAGQRSAEAAGLAFAAKAGVSGTDATALEALRALPAETVVDGLNMATSSTPTWGGGPMLDGKIMTREPLQAYKAGAWSKMPVMVGATSADGFFFGGSRDQVFAPFGARRAEAEALYDPKGDGDIKVYGWAAAGDRMFIEPARAVARVMSGQGAPAYQFRFSYVAESMRGQWWGAPHATEIPFVFDTVDARYGAALTSADAAAAKATHAYWIGFAKGGVPTAPGLPAWPRYEVASDRILDFTAQGPKAEADPRKARLDLVEATVP from the coding sequence ATGACCATCCGCACCATCATCGCCGCAGGTCTGTTCGGAGCGCTCTGCGCCGGCCAGGCGCTGGCGGCCGATCCGACCGCGATCACCACCTTCGGCCCTATCGTAGGCGAAGTCTCGTCAGGCGTCGCCGCCTTCAAGGGCGTGCCGTTCGCGGCGCCGCCCGTCGGCCCTCTGCGCTGGCGCGCGCCCCAGCCACCCCAAGCCTGGACCGCGCCGCGCGACGCCAAGGCCTATGGTCCCGACTGCATGCAGAACCCGTTCCCGGGCGACGCGGCGCCATTGGGGGTCAAGCCGGCCGAGGACTGCCTCTACGCCAATGTCTGGACGCCCGAGGCGGCGCTGAAGGACAAGGTCAAGCGGCCAGTGATGGTCTGGATCTATGGCGGCGGCTTCGTCAATGGCGGCAGCTCGCCGGCCGTCTATAGCGGTGATCGCTTCGCTCGCGACGGGGTGGTGCTGGTCAGCTTCAATTATCGCGTCGGCCGGTTCGGCTTCTTCGCCCATCCCGCCCTGACGGCGGCCGGCGCAGATGGCGGGATGCTGGGCAACTACGGCCTGATGGACCAGATCGCAGCCCTGACTTGGGTGCGCGACAACATCGCGGCCTTCGGGGGCGATCCGAACAACGTCACGGTTTTCGGCGAGTCCGCCGGAGGCATGTCAGTCCACGCCCTGTTGACCGCGCCACAGGCCAAGGGGCTGTTCCACAAAGCCATCATCCAGTCGGGTGGCGGGCGGCCGCGCCTGCTGCCGACCTTGCCGCTGACCGCCCCCGCGGGTCAGCGTTCGGCGGAGGCCGCGGGCTTGGCCTTCGCGGCCAAGGCCGGAGTCTCGGGAACCGACGCGACGGCGCTCGAGGCGCTACGCGCGCTGCCGGCCGAGACCGTGGTCGACGGCCTCAACATGGCGACGTCCAGCACCCCGACCTGGGGCGGCGGGCCGATGCTGGACGGCAAGATCATGACTCGCGAGCCGCTGCAGGCCTACAAGGCCGGCGCCTGGTCGAAGATGCCGGTGATGGTCGGGGCCACCAGCGCCGACGGCTTCTTCTTCGGGGGAAGCCGCGACCAGGTCTTCGCGCCGTTCGGCGCGCGCCGGGCCGAGGCCGAGGCGCTGTACGATCCCAAGGGCGACGGCGACATCAAGGTCTATGGTTGGGCCGCGGCGGGCGACCGCATGTTCATCGAGCCCGCGCGCGCCGTGGCGCGGGTGATGTCGGGGCAGGGCGCTCCCGCCTACCAGTTTCGTTTCTCCTACGTGGCCGAAAGCATGAGGGGCCAGTGGTGGGGCGCGCCCCACGCGACCGAAATTCCGTTCGTGTTCGACACCGTCGACGCCCGCTATGGCGCGGCGCTGACGTCCGCCGACGCGGCGGCGGCCAAGGCGACGCACGCCTACTGGATTGGCTTCGCCAAGGGCGGCGTTCCAACCGCGCCGGGCCTTCCCGCCTGGCCGCGCTATGAGGTCGCCTCCGACCGGATCCTCGACTTCACGGCGCAAGGACCCAAGGCCGAGGCCGATCCGCGAAAGGCGCGCCTCGATCTGGTGGAGGCGACCGTTCCATGA
- a CDS encoding beta-glucosidase has translation MNRSLIAAASLAVLAVASAAQAQASARPWMNAKLSPDERATLLEKEMTLDERIGLLHGPMSMPIFGIKKPEGAIGSAGYIPGIPRLGVPAMNESDASLGVTNPLGVRPGDGATALPSGLSLAATFNTKLAYDGGAVVGREARAKGFNVQLAGGVNLARDPRNGRNFEYLGEDPWLAGNLAGAAIKGIQDQGVVSTVKHFSLNGQETKRHFANSVIDEAAHRESDLLAFQIAIERGQPGSVMCAYNLVNGDYSCGNPHLLNDVLKRDWGYKGWVMSDWGAVHATDYILKGLDQQSGEQLDGTTWFGEPLKAAVQKGEVPAARVSEAARRILRSMFAAGLFDKPVEPGGAIDYDAGAAVAQAAAAEGIVLLKNRDGLLPLAKSAKTIAVIGGHADAGVLSGGGSSQVVPPGGAKRVVPLGGEGMMGPFRSEYFNGSSPLAALRKALPEAKVTFDDGRYVASAVAAAKAADVVVVFGNQWMGEGEDAADLSLPDGQDALIAAVTAANPNAVVVLQTGGPVSMPWLDQAGAVVEAWYAGAKGGEAIADVLLGTINPSGRLPVTFPASIDQYPRAQLPGLTVPEKTRFDVVYSEGADVGYRRFAVTGQRPLFPFGYGLSYTKFAYTNLKVTGGETLTVSFDVANVGQRPGKDAPQVYLTGASGKPLQRLIGFDKVALAPGETRRVSITADPRVLAGFDAKANRWSLTGGDYQVAVGASSADLALKGAAKVKARTLKP, from the coding sequence ATGAACCGCTCCCTGATCGCCGCCGCCAGCCTCGCGGTGCTCGCCGTCGCCTCCGCAGCCCAGGCCCAGGCGTCCGCGCGGCCCTGGATGAACGCCAAGCTGTCGCCGGATGAGCGCGCGACGCTGCTGGAAAAGGAAATGACCCTCGACGAGCGCATCGGTCTGCTGCACGGGCCGATGTCGATGCCGATCTTCGGCATCAAGAAGCCCGAGGGCGCGATCGGCTCGGCCGGCTACATCCCCGGCATCCCGCGTCTGGGCGTGCCCGCGATGAACGAGAGCGACGCCAGCCTGGGCGTCACCAACCCGCTGGGCGTTCGTCCAGGCGACGGCGCCACGGCGCTGCCGTCGGGCCTGTCGCTGGCGGCGACCTTCAACACCAAGCTGGCCTATGACGGCGGGGCGGTGGTCGGCCGCGAGGCGCGGGCCAAGGGCTTCAACGTCCAGCTGGCCGGCGGCGTCAACCTGGCCCGCGATCCGCGCAACGGCCGCAACTTCGAATATCTCGGCGAGGATCCGTGGCTGGCCGGCAACCTGGCTGGCGCGGCGATCAAGGGTATCCAGGACCAGGGCGTCGTCTCGACGGTCAAGCACTTCTCGCTGAACGGCCAGGAGACCAAGCGTCACTTCGCCAATTCGGTGATCGACGAGGCGGCTCACCGTGAAAGCGATCTGCTGGCCTTCCAGATCGCCATCGAGAGGGGCCAGCCCGGTTCGGTGATGTGCGCCTACAACCTGGTCAACGGCGACTACAGCTGCGGCAACCCGCATCTGCTGAACGACGTGCTCAAGCGCGACTGGGGCTACAAGGGCTGGGTGATGTCGGACTGGGGCGCGGTCCACGCCACCGACTATATCCTCAAGGGCCTGGATCAGCAGTCGGGCGAGCAACTCGATGGGACCACCTGGTTCGGCGAGCCGCTGAAGGCGGCCGTCCAGAAGGGCGAGGTCCCGGCCGCGCGGGTCTCCGAGGCCGCCCGCCGCATCCTGCGCTCGATGTTCGCCGCCGGCCTGTTCGACAAGCCGGTCGAGCCGGGCGGCGCGATCGACTACGACGCCGGCGCCGCCGTCGCCCAGGCCGCCGCGGCCGAGGGGATCGTGCTGCTGAAGAACCGCGACGGCCTTCTGCCGCTCGCCAAGAGCGCCAAGACGATCGCCGTGATCGGCGGCCACGCCGACGCCGGCGTGCTGTCGGGGGGCGGCTCCTCGCAGGTCGTGCCGCCGGGCGGCGCCAAGCGCGTCGTGCCCCTGGGCGGGGAGGGCATGATGGGCCCGTTCCGCAGCGAGTACTTCAACGGCTCTTCGCCGCTGGCGGCGCTGCGCAAGGCGCTGCCCGAGGCCAAGGTGACCTTCGACGACGGCCGCTATGTCGCCTCGGCGGTGGCCGCCGCCAAGGCCGCCGACGTGGTCGTGGTCTTCGGCAACCAGTGGATGGGCGAGGGCGAGGACGCCGCCGACCTGTCGCTGCCCGACGGCCAGGACGCCCTGATCGCGGCGGTGACCGCCGCAAATCCGAACGCCGTCGTCGTGCTGCAGACCGGAGGTCCCGTGTCGATGCCCTGGCTGGACCAGGCCGGCGCGGTTGTCGAGGCCTGGTACGCGGGCGCCAAGGGCGGCGAGGCGATCGCGGACGTGCTGCTGGGGACGATCAATCCGTCGGGCCGCTTACCGGTGACCTTCCCGGCGTCGATTGACCAGTACCCGCGCGCGCAGCTGCCGGGCCTGACCGTGCCTGAGAAGACCAGGTTCGACGTGGTCTATTCCGAGGGCGCGGATGTCGGCTACCGCCGCTTCGCCGTGACGGGCCAAAGGCCGCTGTTCCCGTTCGGCTACGGCCTCTCCTACACGAAGTTCGCCTATACGAACCTGAAGGTGACGGGCGGCGAGACCCTGACCGTCAGCTTCGACGTGGCCAATGTCGGCCAACGGCCGGGCAAGGATGCGCCTCAAGTCTATCTGACCGGCGCCTCGGGCAAGCCGCTGCAACGTCTGATCGGCTTCGACAAGGTGGCCCTGGCCCCCGGCGAGACGCGTCGCGTGTCGATCACCGCCGACCCGCGCGTGCTGGCCGGCTTCGACGCCAAGGCAAACCGCTGGAGCTTGACGGGCGGCGACTATCAGGTCGCCGTGGGCGCCTCCTCGGCCGATCTCGCCCTGAAGGGCGCGGCCAAGGTCAAGGCGCGGACGCTGAAGCCGTAA
- a CDS encoding glycoside hydrolase family 3 protein, protein MLALRRLLISTAILAATGSAALAASQPQLGVRDGKIITVDGLRFRDLDRDGKLSPFEDWRRSADQRAADLVTRMTLEEKAGEMMHGTLPALGGMVPGRGKGYDLDKLKPLVLDRHVTTFITRLAGDPAWLAEQNNAVQAIAEQGRLGVPVTISTDPRHHFQFVDGASVAAGGFSQWPEATGLAAIGDEALVRRFGDIARQEYRAVGIHQALSPMADLATEPRWSRISGTFGEDPDLVGRMVKAYIQGFQGGETNLSPNGVSAVVKHWVGYGASAKGFDGHNSYGRYAVFPAGQFDLHVKPFDQAFAAGVVGVMPTYAILKDLSLDGQPVEQVGAGFSKQLLTDQLRTKHGFKGIVISDWAITNDCPETCRNGFPDGQKPSFIGFSTAWGVEDLAKVDRYAKGVNAGLDQFGGVEDTAELVAAVKAGKIPQARIDDAARRILAIKFEQGLFENPYVDPRAATAVVGSKAFLAEGRAAQSAALTLLENKNGLLPLKAAGRKVWLKGVSAEAARAHGLVPVDDLAQAELAIIRTATPFETLHPNFTFGSFQHEGDLSFKDGAADYETIKAASAKVPTIVAVYLDRPAILTNVRDKAAALIGDFGAGDDAFLDALTGKAPPRGKLPFELPSSMAAVETQAEDAPHDSKAPLYPIHFGLTY, encoded by the coding sequence GTGCTGGCTCTTCGACGTCTTCTGATCTCGACCGCCATCCTGGCCGCGACTGGTTCGGCGGCCCTCGCCGCCAGCCAACCGCAACTCGGCGTCCGCGACGGCAAGATTATCACCGTCGACGGCCTGCGGTTCCGAGACCTCGACCGTGACGGCAAGCTCTCGCCGTTCGAGGACTGGCGGCGGTCTGCCGACCAGCGCGCCGCCGACCTCGTCACCCGCATGACGCTGGAGGAGAAGGCCGGCGAAATGATGCACGGCACCCTGCCGGCCTTGGGGGGCATGGTCCCGGGGCGCGGCAAGGGCTACGACCTCGACAAGCTGAAGCCGCTGGTCCTTGATCGCCACGTCACAACCTTCATCACCCGGCTCGCGGGCGATCCGGCCTGGCTGGCCGAGCAGAACAACGCCGTCCAGGCCATCGCCGAGCAGGGGCGGCTAGGCGTCCCGGTCACGATCAGCACCGATCCCCGCCATCACTTCCAGTTCGTGGACGGCGCCAGCGTCGCCGCCGGCGGCTTCTCGCAATGGCCGGAGGCCACGGGGCTGGCGGCGATCGGAGACGAGGCGCTGGTTCGCCGCTTCGGCGACATCGCCCGCCAGGAATATCGCGCCGTCGGCATCCACCAGGCGCTATCGCCGATGGCCGACCTCGCCACCGAGCCCCGCTGGTCTCGGATCAGCGGCACGTTCGGCGAGGATCCCGATCTCGTGGGTCGGATGGTCAAGGCCTACATCCAGGGCTTCCAGGGCGGCGAGACGAACCTCTCGCCCAACGGCGTCTCGGCGGTGGTCAAGCATTGGGTCGGCTACGGCGCCTCGGCCAAGGGCTTCGACGGCCACAACAGCTATGGCCGCTACGCCGTCTTCCCGGCGGGCCAGTTCGACCTGCACGTCAAGCCGTTCGATCAGGCCTTCGCGGCTGGCGTCGTCGGTGTGATGCCGACCTATGCGATCCTCAAGGACCTTTCATTGGACGGCCAGCCGGTCGAGCAGGTCGGCGCTGGATTCTCCAAGCAGCTCCTGACGGACCAACTGCGGACCAAGCACGGTTTCAAGGGAATCGTGATCTCCGACTGGGCGATCACCAACGATTGTCCCGAGACCTGCCGCAACGGCTTCCCGGATGGACAGAAGCCCAGCTTCATCGGCTTCTCGACCGCCTGGGGCGTCGAGGACTTGGCCAAGGTCGACCGCTACGCCAAGGGCGTGAACGCGGGCCTCGACCAATTCGGCGGCGTCGAGGACACGGCCGAGCTGGTGGCGGCCGTCAAGGCGGGCAAGATCCCCCAGGCGCGCATCGACGACGCCGCGCGCCGCATCCTGGCGATCAAGTTCGAGCAGGGTCTGTTCGAGAACCCCTATGTCGACCCCAGGGCCGCGACGGCCGTCGTCGGCTCGAAAGCCTTCCTCGCCGAGGGGCGCGCGGCGCAGAGCGCGGCCCTGACCCTGCTGGAGAACAAGAACGGTCTGCTGCCGCTCAAGGCGGCGGGCAGGAAGGTCTGGCTGAAGGGCGTCTCGGCCGAGGCGGCGAGGGCCCATGGCCTGGTTCCGGTCGATGATCTCGCCCAGGCCGAGCTGGCGATCATCCGCACGGCGACGCCGTTCGAGACCCTGCATCCGAATTTCACCTTCGGCAGCTTCCAGCACGAGGGCGACCTGTCGTTCAAGGACGGCGCGGCCGACTATGAGACGATCAAGGCCGCCTCGGCCAAGGTTCCGACCATCGTCGCCGTCTATCTCGACCGGCCGGCGATCCTGACCAACGTGCGGGACAAGGCCGCCGCGCTGATCGGCGACTTCGGGGCCGGCGACGACGCCTTCCTCGACGCCCTGACGGGCAAAGCGCCGCCGCGCGGCAAGCTGCCGTTCGAGCTGCCGTCCTCCATGGCCGCCGTCGAGACCCAGGCCGAGGACGCGCCGCATGACTCCAAGGCCCCGCTTTATCCGATCCACTTCGGCCTGACCTATTAA
- a CDS encoding GntR family transcriptional regulator, with amino-acid sequence MDEVRSGAPRVRRKSDQTLDARLSETLIREIIDNHYPPGAWLREQEVSARHGVSRASVREALRSVARAGFVEMQPWRGAQVVSVGSEELLDIFSLLEEMYAQCARLSAQRFPDRLIPRLDGMLEAIEAAVTRDADRTELYTLSFGLGQLVGRYSGSVLAYRMLTQVGNLALWQQRLLKPGTSQSEQQSLSAHRILVSAVKDRHPEIAAAAARMIVMITRRSLASALHLESIGD; translated from the coding sequence ATGGACGAGGTCAGGTCGGGCGCGCCGCGGGTGCGGCGCAAGAGTGATCAGACGCTGGACGCGCGCCTGTCTGAAACCCTCATTCGTGAGATTATCGACAATCACTATCCGCCGGGCGCCTGGCTGCGCGAACAGGAGGTCTCGGCGCGCCATGGCGTGAGCCGCGCCTCGGTCCGCGAGGCTCTGCGCAGCGTGGCGCGCGCGGGGTTCGTCGAGATGCAGCCCTGGCGCGGCGCGCAGGTGGTCTCGGTGGGCTCCGAAGAGCTGCTGGATATCTTCAGCCTGCTTGAGGAAATGTACGCCCAGTGCGCGCGCCTTTCGGCCCAGCGCTTTCCAGATCGCTTGATCCCGCGGCTGGATGGCATGCTTGAAGCCATAGAGGCGGCGGTGACGCGCGACGCCGATCGCACCGAGCTCTACACGCTTTCGTTCGGCCTGGGGCAACTGGTGGGGCGATACTCGGGCAGCGTCCTGGCCTACCGCATGCTGACCCAGGTCGGCAATCTGGCGCTCTGGCAGCAACGTCTTCTCAAGCCCGGGACCTCGCAGTCTGAGCAGCAGTCTCTCTCGGCGCACCGGATCCTGGTCTCGGCGGTCAAGGATCGCCATCCCGAGATCGCCGCCGCCGCGGCCCGGATGATCGTGATGATCACCCGTCGGTCCTTGGCGTCGGCGTTACATCTTGAGTCGATCGGCGATTAA
- a CDS encoding TonB-dependent receptor — MTAVGLALATTPAVSWAQQSDAQALDEIVVTARKRSETLVEVPAAISAITAEERRNLVLDGMKDYLRQAPSATLVTSGPEYLQDISIRGQGSGRLGFSEAATGLYKDGLYNAGGGFGGRSLSRIDLLDIERIEVLRGPQGALYGRNSVGGAVNVVAHAPDQTLGGSLTARYSQPERASIEGVVNLPLAADKLALRVAGLYDDQNGGFITNETTGHEVDWQTYKGLRAGLRWTPDSATTVDLTYERYESDTPAFSSLARRAARVDGSVLDASRWTRADLDREGRAKITEDSVYLTAKRDFGFADFTTKVGWKTRDAGRTNEDNDHYAGQSGIDVAPGAAVLTPDYTVGQFEDYSRFVAQAYLSSKGEGRLTWLAGVEFLSTSDDVVIDPYLCPAYSGALQSVAAGCVVGQAGALTGNSASVRSSARLSVNHDAFSEELKSPSLFGSLEYKLTDATTLGVEARLQRDKKSFWFERYAKDPLAFFGSGATPAGLMAVVTVDPDGATGPLPASSVEFCPPNVTGTACAAGNETARVEAERRWTFVTPTVTLRHRFDNGANVYGRFATGYRPGGFNSNLPPTTVRAQIAQQLLYDPEYAYSYEAGAKGRWKGVQLSAAVYYTWTNNVQVVSAPSSLSRGFILQNAGDAHVAGYEIEARRRFLLGATDLTLSASLSGQKGKFEDGAKAKLDLNGDGLPDDADLSGKAVPRLRDYQFALNATYTFPVGGAWRGFASAGLQMADGGYENPDNSRSYQGYGLIDARIGVRSERLRFSVFGRNLGDKTYLANIVSANEFYTDPRVIGVELGWEF, encoded by the coding sequence ATGACCGCCGTGGGTTTGGCGCTGGCGACAACGCCGGCGGTGTCATGGGCCCAGCAGTCGGACGCCCAGGCGCTCGATGAGATCGTCGTGACCGCGCGCAAGCGCAGCGAGACCCTTGTGGAGGTGCCGGCGGCCATTTCGGCGATCACCGCCGAGGAGCGCCGCAATCTCGTGCTCGACGGCATGAAGGACTATTTGCGCCAGGCGCCCAGCGCCACCTTGGTCACCTCTGGGCCGGAATATCTCCAGGACATCTCGATCCGTGGGCAAGGCAGCGGCCGTCTGGGCTTTTCCGAGGCCGCCACGGGCCTTTACAAGGATGGGCTCTATAACGCCGGCGGCGGCTTTGGCGGTCGATCCCTGAGCCGTATCGACCTGCTGGACATCGAGCGGATCGAGGTGTTGCGGGGGCCGCAAGGGGCGCTCTATGGCCGCAACTCCGTGGGCGGCGCGGTCAATGTCGTGGCCCACGCGCCGGACCAGACCCTCGGCGGTTCGCTCACCGCTCGCTATAGCCAGCCCGAGCGCGCCTCGATCGAAGGGGTCGTGAACCTGCCGCTGGCCGCCGACAAGCTGGCCCTTCGCGTGGCGGGGCTCTACGACGACCAGAACGGCGGCTTCATCACCAACGAAACGACCGGTCATGAGGTGGACTGGCAGACCTATAAGGGTCTGCGCGCGGGGCTGCGGTGGACGCCGGACTCGGCGACCACGGTCGACCTGACCTACGAGCGCTACGAGAGCGACACGCCGGCCTTTTCGAGTCTGGCTCGCCGCGCCGCGCGTGTCGACGGCTCGGTGCTGGACGCCTCGCGCTGGACCCGGGCGGATCTCGATCGCGAGGGACGCGCCAAGATCACCGAGGACTCGGTCTATCTGACGGCCAAGCGCGACTTCGGCTTCGCGGACTTCACGACCAAGGTCGGCTGGAAGACGCGCGACGCGGGGCGGACCAACGAGGACAATGATCACTATGCGGGCCAGTCGGGCATAGATGTCGCCCCCGGCGCGGCGGTGCTCACCCCGGACTACACCGTGGGCCAGTTCGAGGACTACAGCCGCTTTGTCGCCCAGGCCTATCTGAGCTCCAAGGGCGAGGGCCGTCTCACCTGGCTGGCGGGCGTCGAGTTTTTGTCCACCAGCGACGATGTCGTCATCGACCCCTATCTCTGCCCCGCCTATTCGGGCGCTCTCCAGTCGGTCGCCGCCGGTTGCGTGGTCGGCCAGGCCGGGGCCCTAACAGGAAATTCCGCAAGCGTGCGTTCGTCCGCTCGTCTTTCGGTCAATCACGACGCTTTCTCCGAAGAGCTGAAGTCGCCGTCGCTGTTTGGCAGCCTCGAATACAAGCTTACGGACGCCACGACCCTGGGCGTTGAAGCGCGCCTGCAGCGCGACAAGAAGTCGTTCTGGTTCGAACGCTACGCCAAGGATCCTTTGGCCTTCTTTGGGAGCGGCGCGACGCCGGCGGGCCTGATGGCCGTGGTCACGGTCGATCCGGATGGCGCGACGGGTCCGCTGCCGGCCAGCTCGGTCGAATTCTGTCCGCCCAACGTGACAGGGACGGCTTGCGCGGCCGGCAATGAGACCGCCCGTGTCGAGGCCGAACGCCGCTGGACCTTCGTGACCCCGACGGTCACCCTGCGTCACCGCTTCGACAACGGCGCCAATGTCTATGGCCGCTTCGCCACGGGCTATCGCCCGGGCGGCTTCAACAGCAATCTGCCGCCGACGACCGTCCGCGCCCAGATCGCCCAGCAACTGCTCTATGATCCCGAATACGCCTACTCCTACGAGGCGGGCGCCAAGGGACGCTGGAAGGGCGTCCAGCTGTCGGCGGCCGTGTATTACACCTGGACCAACAATGTTCAGGTGGTCAGTGCGCCAAGTTCGCTTTCGCGCGGCTTCATTCTGCAGAACGCCGGCGACGCCCACGTGGCCGGCTACGAGATCGAGGCCCGTCGCCGGTTCCTGCTCGGCGCGACGGACCTGACCCTCAGCGCCAGCCTCAGCGGGCAGAAAGGCAAGTTCGAAGACGGCGCCAAGGCCAAGCTCGACTTGAACGGCGATGGGCTTCCCGATGACGCCGACCTGAGCGGCAAGGCCGTGCCGCGCCTGCGCGACTATCAGTTCGCGCTGAACGCCACCTATACCTTCCCCGTGGGCGGCGCCTGGCGCGGCTTCGCCTCGGCGGGCCTGCAGATGGCCGACGGCGGCTATGAGAACCCCGACAACAGCCGCTCGTACCAAGGCTATGGCCTGATCGACGCGCGGATCGGCGTGCGCTCCGAACGCCTGAGGTTCTCGGTCTTTGGCCGCAACCTCGGCGACAAGACCTATCTGGCCAACATCGTCAGCGCGAACGAGTTCTACACCGACCCGCGGGTGATCGGGGTCGAGCTGGGATGGGAGTTCTAG
- a CDS encoding DUF1254 domain-containing protein produces MMIPRRDFLAGALTLSLAARARAASHAPLSLAQAAKLAWLYGLPMIETAGIRARTARLGTFNRLYHQTDLVTPANQKVTSPNNDTLYSRGFLDLRQGPVTLTLPASGERYLSLALMDMWTNNFAILGTRTTGPDGGRFVVAGPSGPAPSGAIRAPSDFVFALGRTLVDGPGDLAAARTVQAGIIASGPERAPADFVTPVTRTAPWRDYFASLGALLVENPPPATDAGFFHAVRTLGLTAQGFNPPAFTADQEREIAEGVAQAVRVAAEPRGGLYAAQGWVYPQANLGDFGQDYVFRGQIALTGLFGLPLVEAVYTRPVGDNNSGLLNGERYRLTFPPGRMLPVDGFWSLTMYAATPDGQFFLTPNPIDRYAIGDRTPGLKYGADGSLDIWISRRPPGSGRETNWLPAPAEGPYMVSLRAYLPKPDLLNGVYRAPPLIAGF; encoded by the coding sequence ATGATGATCCCGCGACGCGATTTTCTGGCCGGCGCCCTAACGCTGTCTCTGGCCGCGCGCGCCAGGGCCGCCAGCCATGCCCCCCTGTCCCTGGCGCAGGCGGCGAAGCTGGCTTGGCTCTATGGCCTGCCCATGATCGAGACGGCGGGCATCCGCGCCCGCACCGCCAGGCTTGGAACCTTCAACCGGCTCTATCACCAGACGGATCTGGTCACCCCGGCCAACCAGAAGGTCACCTCCCCCAACAATGACACGCTCTACAGCCGCGGCTTTCTGGATCTTCGCCAAGGCCCGGTGACCCTGACTCTGCCCGCTAGCGGCGAGCGTTACCTTTCGCTGGCGCTGATGGACATGTGGACCAACAATTTCGCCATCCTTGGCACGCGGACCACGGGTCCGGATGGTGGTCGGTTCGTCGTCGCGGGCCCGAGCGGCCCGGCGCCCTCGGGCGCGATCCGCGCGCCGAGCGATTTCGTCTTCGCGCTAGGGCGCACCCTGGTCGACGGCCCCGGCGACCTGGCTGCGGCCCGCACCGTGCAGGCCGGCATCATTGCATCGGGCCCAGAACGCGCGCCGGCCGACTTCGTCACGCCCGTTACGCGCACCGCCCCCTGGCGAGACTATTTCGCCAGCCTTGGCGCGCTTCTGGTCGAAAACCCGCCGCCGGCGACCGACGCGGGGTTCTTCCACGCCGTAAGGACGCTGGGCCTCACCGCTCAAGGCTTTAATCCCCCCGCATTTACGGCGGACCAGGAGCGCGAGATCGCCGAGGGCGTGGCACAGGCCGTGCGTGTCGCCGCCGAACCACGCGGCGGGCTCTATGCGGCGCAGGGCTGGGTCTATCCGCAAGCGAACCTGGGCGACTTTGGCCAGGACTATGTCTTTAGAGGGCAGATCGCGCTGACCGGCCTCTTTGGCCTGCCACTGGTCGAAGCGGTCTACACGCGTCCTGTCGGCGACAACAATTCAGGGCTTCTGAACGGCGAGCGCTATCGCCTGACCTTCCCGCCGGGCCGGATGCTGCCCGTCGACGGCTTCTGGTCCCTGACGATGTACGCGGCGACGCCGGATGGTCAGTTCTTCCTGACGCCAAATCCCATCGACCGCTACGCGATCGGCGACCGCACGCCGGGACTGAAGTACGGCGCCGATGGGAGTCTGGACATCTGGATCTCTCGCCGCCCGCCCGGTTCTGGACGCGAGACCAACTGGCTGCCCGCGCCCGCCGAGGGGCCCTACATGGTGAGCCTGCGGGCCTATCTGCCCAAGCCTGACCTGCTCAACGGCGTCTATCGCGCGCCGCCGCTGATCGCGGGCTTCTAG